A section of the Rossellomorea marisflavi genome encodes:
- a CDS encoding sigma-70 family RNA polymerase sigma factor, whose protein sequence is MDAKDQRLVKKAIKGNKAAFERLLQQHYERIYRTAFLYVNNEEDALDAVQEASFKAFTSIHSLKQPEYFLTWFTRIVIRCAGDLYRRKNKVVPLSDEILSNLPGHADPDLEESEQLLDAIGHLREGYRTAIILFYYHDYPIKLISEMMDIPENTVKTNLSRGRAELKKLYQDEEDKCHG, encoded by the coding sequence ATGGATGCAAAAGACCAGCGGCTGGTCAAGAAGGCGATCAAGGGCAATAAGGCGGCCTTTGAGAGGCTGCTTCAGCAGCATTATGAACGGATTTACCGGACGGCGTTTTTGTATGTGAATAATGAAGAGGATGCGCTGGATGCAGTGCAGGAGGCGTCATTCAAGGCGTTTACATCGATCCATTCCTTGAAGCAGCCGGAGTATTTCCTCACCTGGTTCACGAGGATCGTCATTCGGTGTGCGGGTGATCTGTATCGTCGGAAGAATAAAGTGGTTCCGTTGAGTGATGAGATTCTATCCAATCTGCCGGGTCACGCAGACCCAGATCTGGAAGAGTCCGAGCAGCTTCTTGATGCGATCGGTCATTTACGAGAGGGTTATCGAACAGCTATCATTCTTTTCTATTATCATGATTACCCGATCAAGCTGATCAGCGAGATGATGGACATTCCGGAGAATACGGTGAAGACGAATCTGAGCAGGGGCCGAGCAGAACTGAAGAAGCTCTATCAGGATGAGGAGGACAAGTGCCATGGATAA
- a CDS encoding histidine phosphatase family protein — MNTIIYLIRHGDSPKTGEVERLRGLSEKGQADAERVTELLKDEGIDVFVSSPYKRAVLTIKELATLSGKDVLLYEELKERMFSSGVNRMADAELYPLLEKSFKNPHYSLPGAESNAGCQVRAVEIIRELLLLHQGGKIAVGTHGAVMTLMMQHFDERVGLDFLLGTSKPDIYKLTFDGEELIEVERLWDPVPRTS, encoded by the coding sequence ATGAATACCATCATCTATTTGATCAGACATGGCGATTCCCCGAAGACGGGAGAAGTCGAACGCCTCAGGGGGCTGAGCGAAAAAGGACAGGCAGACGCCGAACGGGTGACGGAGCTCCTGAAGGACGAGGGGATCGATGTATTCGTCTCCAGTCCGTATAAGCGGGCCGTCCTGACGATCAAGGAGCTGGCTACCCTGTCTGGAAAGGACGTACTGCTCTATGAGGAATTGAAAGAAAGGATGTTTTCTTCCGGGGTGAACCGGATGGCTGATGCGGAGCTGTATCCCCTTCTTGAGAAGTCGTTCAAGAATCCTCATTACTCCCTGCCTGGTGCAGAATCGAATGCCGGTTGTCAGGTGCGGGCCGTTGAAATTATCAGAGAGCTATTGCTCCTTCATCAGGGCGGCAAAATCGCCGTCGGTACCCACGGGGCAGTGATGACGCTCATGATGCAGCACTTCGACGAGAGGGTTGGACTGGACTTCCTGCTGGGGACATCGAAGCCTGATATTTACAAACTGACCTTTGACGGGGAAGAGCTGATTGAGGTAGAGAGGTTGTGGGATCCCGTCCCACGTACAAGCTGA
- a CDS encoding DUF2085 domain-containing protein has protein sequence MDLTAHLKSTLYGFFRTVPCHRREERCFHIGGEAMPICSRCLFILIGMLFLPLFLIYPLPIYIGFVLQVPMVLDGWTQLKRWRTSTNALRSATGLMSGLGLSMGIAGLFWSIIAWLP, from the coding sequence GTGGATTTGACTGCACACCTTAAATCCACGCTCTACGGGTTCTTCCGCACGGTGCCCTGTCATCGGAGGGAAGAGCGATGTTTTCATATCGGAGGGGAAGCCATGCCGATCTGTTCCAGATGCCTGTTCATCCTGATCGGCATGCTGTTTCTCCCCCTTTTCCTGATTTACCCCCTGCCCATCTACATCGGGTTTGTCCTGCAGGTGCCCATGGTGCTGGATGGGTGGACTCAGCTCAAACGGTGGAGAACCAGTACCAATGCCCTTAGGAGTGCAACGGGTTTGATGAGTGGGTTGGGGCTCTCCATGGGGATAGCAGGACTTTTTTGGTCCATCATTGCGTGGTTGCCGTAA
- the rlmD gene encoding 23S rRNA (uracil(1939)-C(5))-methyltransferase RlmD, with amino-acid sequence MNKQQSNQVRIELKQQFPLTIKRIGINGEGVGFFKRKIVFVPGALPGEEVVVEVTKVHPKFTEARVKKIRKASPQRTKAPCPVYEQCGGCQLQHLEYQGQLDAKRDILIQSLERHTKLNLDELDIRPTIGMDNPWHYRNKSQFQVGTQDGKAIAGLYSMNSNKLIDIDECIVQHPLTNKVTTEIIRIINDFKIPVYDEKQKRQIIKTIVTRVGFETGQVQVVLVTTEKKVPQKDLLVQEISKRLPEVVSIVQNINPKKTSLIFGDQTINLQGKDSIKERLDEFTYELSARAFFQLNPIQTSKLYGEAKKAAALTGNEKVVDAYCGVGTIGLWLADGAKEIRGMDVIKEGIDDAKKNAKASGVNHADYYVGSAEDLMPKWKQEGWRPDVVVVDPPRVGCDRKFLDTIKEVKPKRFVYVSCNPSTLAKDIDYLKRDYRVEYLQPVDMFPQTAHVEVVAKLTLK; translated from the coding sequence ATGAATAAACAACAGTCAAACCAAGTACGCATCGAGTTGAAACAGCAGTTTCCTCTGACCATAAAACGAATCGGGATCAACGGGGAAGGAGTCGGCTTCTTTAAACGGAAGATCGTCTTCGTACCAGGAGCCCTGCCAGGCGAAGAAGTCGTCGTGGAAGTCACCAAGGTCCATCCGAAATTCACCGAAGCCCGCGTGAAAAAGATCCGCAAAGCGTCACCCCAGCGCACGAAAGCACCGTGCCCAGTATACGAACAGTGCGGTGGATGCCAGCTTCAGCATCTTGAATATCAAGGACAGTTGGACGCTAAACGCGATATCCTGATCCAGTCCCTCGAGCGCCACACGAAGCTCAATCTCGATGAGCTCGATATCCGCCCGACAATCGGGATGGATAATCCGTGGCACTACCGCAACAAAAGCCAGTTCCAGGTCGGGACCCAAGACGGTAAAGCCATCGCCGGCCTCTACAGCATGAACTCCAACAAGCTCATCGACATCGACGAGTGCATCGTCCAGCATCCGCTGACGAACAAGGTCACAACGGAAATCATCCGCATCATCAATGATTTCAAGATCCCGGTCTATGACGAAAAGCAGAAGCGCCAGATCATCAAGACGATCGTCACACGCGTAGGATTCGAAACGGGACAGGTCCAGGTCGTACTTGTCACAACAGAAAAGAAGGTCCCGCAAAAGGATCTCCTCGTCCAAGAAATCAGCAAGCGCCTGCCGGAAGTCGTCTCCATCGTCCAAAATATCAATCCGAAGAAGACGTCCCTGATCTTCGGTGATCAGACGATTAACCTTCAAGGTAAGGATAGCATCAAAGAACGCCTGGACGAGTTCACGTATGAACTCTCAGCCCGCGCCTTCTTCCAGCTCAACCCGATCCAGACGAGCAAGCTTTACGGCGAAGCCAAGAAAGCCGCCGCCCTCACCGGCAACGAAAAAGTCGTCGACGCGTACTGCGGCGTCGGCACCATCGGCCTCTGGCTCGCAGACGGCGCCAAAGAAATCCGTGGAATGGACGTCATCAAAGAAGGAATCGACGACGCCAAAAAGAACGCCAAAGCATCCGGCGTCAACCACGCCGACTACTACGTCGGCAGCGCTGAAGACCTCATGCCCAAATGGAAACAAGAAGGCTGGCGCCCCGACGTCGTCGTCGTCGACCCCCCAAGGGTCGGCTGCGACCGCAAATTCCTCGATACCATCAAGGAAGTCAAACCGAAGCGTTTTGTGTATGTGTCGTGTAATCCGTCCACGCTTGCGAAGGACATCGACTATTTGAAGCGTGACTATCGCGTTGAGTATTTGCAGCCGGTTGATATGTTTCCGCAGACGGCACATGTTGAGGTAGTAGCAAAACTAACATTAAAATAA
- a CDS encoding DNA-3-methyladenine glycosylase family protein has product MSETRIEIPGPYDFDRVLERLSIDPLHAVDREARLVKVPYYPTGEVITVKGVGTKDEPAFVLSFERDDKSEEKQVHIARIFQWHTGLHEIQAHFLATDLKPIFEEHVGTPIVLDFNPFATIVKSIIHQQLNLKFAFTLTHRFVTRYGTEKDGVWFYPSPEKIATLTVDELRELQFSQRKAEYVIGVGEKVASGELNLEELARESDEVIIKELTKIRGIGPWTAQSFLLFGLGRPNLFPMADIGIQNAIKKLFGMEQKPTREEMERLSAAWDPYLSYASLYLWRSIE; this is encoded by the coding sequence ATGAGCGAAACAAGGATCGAGATACCGGGGCCGTATGACTTCGACCGTGTGCTCGAGCGGCTGTCCATCGACCCGCTCCATGCTGTGGATCGAGAGGCGAGACTTGTAAAGGTCCCGTATTATCCGACAGGGGAAGTCATCACTGTAAAAGGTGTCGGGACAAAGGATGAGCCGGCGTTCGTCCTATCATTCGAGCGAGACGACAAATCGGAAGAAAAACAGGTCCATATCGCCCGCATCTTCCAGTGGCACACGGGACTTCATGAGATCCAAGCCCACTTTCTCGCAACGGATCTGAAGCCGATCTTCGAGGAGCATGTCGGTACGCCGATCGTCCTTGATTTCAATCCATTTGCCACCATCGTGAAGAGCATCATCCATCAGCAGCTCAACCTGAAGTTCGCCTTCACCCTGACCCACCGTTTCGTCACCCGCTACGGGACCGAGAAGGACGGCGTCTGGTTCTATCCGTCACCGGAGAAAATCGCGACCCTCACCGTGGACGAACTGCGGGAGCTGCAATTTTCCCAGCGGAAGGCGGAGTATGTGATCGGCGTCGGAGAGAAGGTGGCAAGCGGAGAGCTCAACCTCGAAGAACTTGCCCGTGAGTCCGATGAAGTCATCATCAAGGAGCTTACGAAGATCCGCGGCATCGGACCGTGGACGGCCCAGAGCTTCCTCCTCTTCGGACTCGGGCGGCCGAATCTGTTCCCCATGGCGGATATCGGCATCCAGAACGCCATCAAGAAGCTGTTCGGGATGGAACAGAAGCCGACGCGCGAGGAAATGGAGCGCTTGAGCGCCGCATGGGACCCTTACCTGAGCTATGCCTCCCTGTATCTGTGGAGAAGTATTGAGTAG
- a CDS encoding DUF4179 domain-containing protein, with protein MDNKKVKAAVEQIPVPKEKVFNAISEGLNQARPKKKRKVATGLTAAVALVGITLGTGFVNPTMNSVLASAPLIGGIFQQFNDKTGMELAHQQAVTELDQSMTKNGVTVKLTSAYFDGVAVSITGFVDDGVEKGQNEPGEVSFDVNYGDGQGDRDSWLSDRSSTVKKVKGGYDFQWKMNYPYETIDENEILPVTIHSINGVKGEWTFDVPLQQEEIMRTALDQSHEYKQDGVTFHLKEILTGKASSFLVYETVQKYKDDDIRIKKARDEDGKVYGFGNPTVLSESQEEDGYHRTLRVEMTKPASAIDSLTFYPQVDVADPKVEQLLDQDGFTLKSERLGLKVQVNEITERGDQVVLDYQLLGLPADLSSDRLELLENNLQYELMLVDQDYLDKIDPDNPVPPKHHGIRKNTVKTIEGKTAHFQSTFELDGEEPFKNFTLENTVLQFDFSNFVSAKELKPFEINLNN; from the coding sequence ATGGATAACAAGAAGGTGAAAGCAGCGGTGGAGCAGATTCCGGTGCCGAAGGAGAAAGTGTTCAACGCCATTTCAGAAGGGTTGAACCAAGCCCGGCCAAAGAAGAAGCGAAAGGTAGCCACCGGGTTGACGGCTGCAGTTGCTCTTGTGGGGATTACACTCGGAACGGGTTTTGTGAATCCGACGATGAACAGCGTGTTGGCCAGTGCGCCGCTCATCGGGGGGATCTTCCAGCAGTTCAATGATAAAACCGGAATGGAACTTGCTCATCAGCAGGCGGTGACGGAGCTTGATCAGTCCATGACGAAGAACGGGGTAACGGTGAAACTGACCAGCGCCTATTTTGACGGTGTAGCGGTGTCGATTACGGGATTTGTGGATGATGGCGTGGAGAAGGGGCAGAATGAGCCCGGGGAAGTGAGCTTTGATGTCAACTACGGTGACGGGCAGGGGGATCGTGATTCGTGGTTGAGCGATCGTTCCAGTACCGTCAAGAAAGTGAAGGGCGGGTATGACTTCCAGTGGAAGATGAACTATCCGTACGAAACCATCGACGAGAATGAGATTCTTCCCGTCACGATCCATTCCATCAATGGCGTCAAAGGAGAGTGGACGTTCGACGTGCCTCTTCAGCAGGAGGAGATCATGCGGACGGCACTTGACCAGAGTCATGAGTACAAACAGGATGGCGTCACCTTCCATCTGAAAGAAATCCTGACGGGCAAGGCGAGTTCGTTCCTTGTATATGAAACGGTTCAGAAATATAAAGACGATGATATACGGATTAAAAAGGCAAGGGATGAAGACGGCAAGGTATACGGTTTCGGCAATCCGACCGTACTGAGCGAGTCCCAGGAAGAAGACGGGTACCACCGGACGCTTCGCGTGGAGATGACGAAACCGGCTTCGGCCATCGATTCCCTTACGTTCTATCCTCAGGTGGATGTAGCCGATCCGAAGGTGGAGCAGCTGCTGGATCAAGACGGCTTCACACTCAAGAGTGAACGGCTTGGACTGAAGGTGCAGGTGAACGAAATAACAGAGCGCGGTGATCAGGTGGTCTTGGATTATCAGCTGCTCGGTCTTCCTGCAGACTTGAGCTCGGACCGACTTGAACTGCTGGAAAACAATCTTCAATATGAGCTGATGTTGGTGGATCAGGATTATCTTGATAAGATTGATCCTGACAATCCTGTCCCGCCTAAACATCACGGTATCCGCAAAAACACAGTGAAAACGATCGAAGGGAAGACCGCTCACTTCCAATCCACATTTGAGTTGGATGGAGAAGAGCCGTTCAAGAATTTTACACTGGAGAATACGGTACTTCAGTTTGATTTCTCCAATTTTGTTTCGGCTAAAGAGTTGAAGCCTTTTGAAATCAATTTAAACAACTAA
- a CDS encoding NUDIX domain-containing protein: protein MTYVTWGGARIKLSWTESDSLPDPSRITSAHGFCFYEGKLLLVNLHSRGWDIPGGHLEAEETPEECFRREAMEEGYVEGDCTMLGHITVDHSENDSWTEDGPYPKVGYQVYFVMEVTKIHPFEGEHESGARLFMEPAKAPDHYKGWMALHQDILDLAWRKIEKGR from the coding sequence ATGACATATGTCACATGGGGCGGTGCAAGGATCAAGCTGTCGTGGACAGAATCGGATTCCCTACCGGATCCCTCGCGCATCACAAGTGCCCATGGGTTCTGCTTTTACGAAGGGAAGCTGCTTCTCGTTAATCTCCATTCAAGAGGGTGGGATATTCCCGGAGGTCATCTGGAAGCCGAGGAGACGCCGGAAGAATGCTTCAGGCGTGAAGCCATGGAGGAAGGATATGTAGAAGGCGACTGCACGATGCTCGGTCACATCACGGTGGATCATAGTGAGAACGACTCATGGACTGAAGACGGACCGTATCCAAAGGTCGGGTATCAGGTGTATTTCGTCATGGAAGTCACGAAGATCCATCCGTTTGAGGGGGAGCATGAGTCAGGGGCACGGCTTTTCATGGAACCTGCGAAGGCACCGGATCATTATAAAGGATGGATGGCACTGCATCAGGATATATTGGATCTAGCATGGAGAAAAATAGAAAAGGGGAGATGA
- a CDS encoding NUDIX hydrolase — MSETTELPIRRSGIAAVLVKKVDGEDRVLLLKRASRTLNGAWCYIGGGIEPGEKAWQAAKREIWEETGIDIRTLYTGNTFDQFYSPATNDIYMAPVFVGFVEDDQDVMLNREHSEYEWLRFHDAMERATLPGNDVVLAFVEKHFVKKAPVEWLRMELAGQVMGNY, encoded by the coding sequence ATGAGTGAAACAACGGAACTTCCTATACGCCGCAGCGGGATTGCGGCTGTTTTAGTAAAGAAAGTGGATGGAGAGGATCGCGTGCTCCTTCTGAAGCGGGCATCCCGGACCTTGAATGGAGCGTGGTGCTACATCGGCGGCGGAATCGAGCCGGGTGAAAAGGCATGGCAGGCGGCCAAGCGCGAAATCTGGGAAGAGACGGGGATCGACATCCGGACGTTGTATACAGGGAACACATTCGATCAGTTCTACTCCCCTGCAACGAATGACATTTACATGGCGCCGGTGTTCGTCGGGTTTGTGGAGGACGATCAGGACGTGATGCTGAACAGGGAGCATAGTGAGTATGAGTGGCTCCGTTTCCACGATGCTATGGAGCGGGCGACGCTGCCCGGGAATGATGTGGTGCTCGCGTTTGTAGAGAAGCACTTTGTGAAGAAGGCACCTGTGGAGTGGTTGAGAATGGAGTTGGCCGGGCAGGTGATGGGAAATTACTAG